The segment CCATTTCCCACATGGGACGACCTTCGCAAAATTTTTCAAAGCCGCGATATTCTACAACATGAAAACGAGCATCTTCTACGCTTCCTGAATCATCGAGAAAAATCGATATTTTGGCGTGACCTTCAATACGAGTAACGGGATCAATAACAACAGTTCTAGACATATTTCCTCTTATTGTATTAGCCAAATTTAATCATTGTTTTGCCTTTCATTTCAGGCATTTCGCCCTTTAATAAGGGTTCCAAACAGGCTTTAATTCGATGAGCATCGGGGGGACATCCGGGGATAAACAAATCAACAGTAATCACTTCATGAAGGGGACTGACTCTATCAAGTAATTCAGGAACAATACCGGGTTCATGGGGCAATTGAGGGGTGATATCACTCAACTCTAAATAGGAACGTTTTAGAACCGTTTCCGCCGGACCTAGCATATTTCGCATCGCTGGAACATTCGCGGTAACAGCACAATCTCCAAAAGAAACCACAAACTTAGTTTTTTCGCGGATTTTATAGGCTAATTCTAAGTTTTCTTCGTTAGCAATTCCTCCTTCTACTAAACAGATATCGACCCCATCGGGATACTCTTTAATATCTGCAATCGGACTATAAACAACTTCTATCTTTTGGGCTAATTCTAATAGCCATTCGTCTAGATCAAGGAATGACATATGACACCCAGAACAGCCAGCTAACCAAACCGTTGCAAATTTAATTTTGCTCATAATAATTGTTGTTAAATGATGAATAATAATGACTTACCGAGTCCATTCCTGTTTGGTTCTTGCTGTCACTAAAAACTCGATAGTTTTGCGATCGCGGCTCATTTCTGCGACGGTACTTCCTTGACGGAAAATAGCCCCCGTTGGACAAGCTTCGACGCATTTACCACAAGAAGTACAAGCATCCACGTCACCCCAAGGTTGATTAATTCCTGAAACAATGAAGGAATTACCCCCACGGTTAGCCACATCCCAGACATGGGCTCCTTCAATTTCATCGCAAACTCTGACACATCGAGTACACAAAATACAACGGTTATGATCGATGCCAAATTGAGGATGAGATACGTCTATTTTTCGGTCAGGAAATTGATAAGGAAAACGGGAATGATCCATCCCCAATTTAACTGCCATACTCTGTAATTCACAGTTTCCATTCACCACACAAACGGCACAAACATGATTGCCTTCAGCAAAGAGTAATTCAATAGCCATTCGTCGGTACTCTTGCAGTTTTTCGGTATTAGTATGGACAACCATTTCTTCTTGTATTTGGGTCACACAAGCGGGTTGAAGTTTAGAACTGCCTTCAATTTCTACTAAACACAAACGACAAGCAGCAACGGGAGAAATACCTTCTAAATAACACAATGTTGGAATCTTGATCCCTGCTTCTTTGGCCGCGTTGAGAATGGTTTCATCAGCAGCAGCCGTAATTAATTCACCGTCAATTGTTAAGGTTTTTACTGTCATGTTTTTACCGATTATTTTGATTGAATTAACGCTAAATATTCATCCCGAAAATAGTGTAGGGTACTCAAAACGGGGTTAGGGGCTGTCATGCCTAACCCGCATAAGCTAGTTTCTTTGACCATTTGACATAAAGCCTCCAATTGGGCTAAATCTCTGTTATTAGCTTGTCCCTCTACTAATTTCGTTAATAGGTTATACAATTGCACCGTTCCTGTGCGACAAGGAACGCATTTTCCGCAGCTTTCTTCACGGCAAAATTCCATATAAAAGCGCGAAATTTCCACCATGCTAGTGCTTTCATCCATGACGATCATGCCCCCTGATCCCATGATTGTCCCTAACTTTTGTAGAGAGTCATATTCAACGGGGGTGTCAAATAAATGTTCGGGAATACATCCTCCAGAAGGTCCTCCCGTTTGCACGGCTTTGACTTTTTCTCCATCAGAAACTCCTCCGCCAATTTCTTCAACAATTTCCCGAATAGTTGTTCCCATGGGCACTTCTATTAAGCCAATATTTTTGACTTTTCCAGTTAAAGCAAAGACCTTTGTTCCCTTGCTTTTTTCTGTTCCAATACTGGCATACCAAGCACCGCCTTCTCGAATAATAGGGACAATATTGGCATAGGTTTCAACATTGTTAATTAAGGTCGGATGTCCCCACAGTCCTGACTCGGCTGGATAGGGGGGACGAGGATGGGGTGTGCCTCGTTTGCCTTCTACTGAGGCCATTAAAGCGGTTTCTTCCCCACACACAAATGCTCCTGCACCGACCCGAATATCAATTTTAAAGTCAAAGGGAGAATCAAAGATTTGTACCCCCATTAATCCGTATTTTTTGGCTTGCTGAATAGCTTTCTCTAAGCGTTGAATGGCTAAAGGATATTCAGCCCGAATATAAATATACCCATGATTTGCTCCTACGGCATAACCCGCGATCGCCATTCCTTCTAAAACCCGATGGGGATCACTTTCTAAAATCGCCCGATCCATAAAAGCACCCGGGTCTCCTTCATCAGCATTACAAATGACGTATTTTTGTTGTGTTGGCATTTTAGCAACGGTTGCCCATTTTACCCCCGTGGGATAGCCGCCCCCTCCCCGTCCCCGTAGGCCACTTTTTGTCACTTCTTCGATGACTTTATTAGGGGTCATTTCTAACAAAACTTGGTGTAATTGTTGATACCCTCCCCGACTAATATACTCTTCAATACTTTCAGGATCAATTTGACCGCTATTTTCTAAAACAATGGGAAATTGACGGGCAAAAAAGGGATGGTTTAGATCGCCTTTTTCGGGTAATTCTTGACTGGGTTCAACTCCGTTTAGAGTATCAATAATTGCCAAAGCTTGTTCAGGAGTAACCTGTTGATATAAAGTTTTGTCGGGATCAATTTCTACTAAAGGTCCTTGACTGCATAACCTTAAACAGCCAACGCTGCTAATTTCGACTTCATTTTCTAAATTGCCTTCTTTAATAGCTGTTTTTAACCGATTCAGAACAGCTTGAGAACCAGAAGAAAGACAACCCGCCGCGGTACAACATCGTAACTGTTTTCGGGGTTTTCTCAATTTCTCTTGAGTGGTTTTCTGAATTTTTAAAAGTTCTTTAAGATTCATGATTATCTGTCCTTTAGGTTACTCAAGATAGGTAAAATACTTAAATTTCTGATGAATTTTGTTGCCATGCTTTCACTTTTTTAATGGCTATTTCTGGTTCAACTTTGCCCGCAACTTCACCATCAAAAATAACCGATGGTGCAATACCACAAGCCCCTAAACAACGCGCTGAGGTTAAAAACACTTGATTATCTTCGGTCGTTTCTCCTGATTTAATTCCTAATTCTTGTTGCAAAGCTGCTAAAATTTTATCGCTTCCTTTGACATAACAAGCTGTTCCCATACAAACAATGCAACTATGTTCACCACTTGGTTTAAGGGAAAATAAATGATAAAATGTAGCGACTCCATACACTCGACTTAAGGGCAGTTTTAACCCTCGCGCAATGTATTCTAAAACATCAGGTTCAAGATATCCAAAAGATTCTTGGGCTTTGTGTAAGATTTCGATGAGGGCATCTTGACGGTAATGATTCCGCTTCATCGTAATCTCTAATACCTTGAATCGTTTATTATTAGGTTGCTTTTGATCTAGACTTTGCTTACTCTGAATGTCAGGCGTAACCGTGGTGGTTTTCATACATTGTTCCTTGATAAATAGCTAGATCTTTAAGGTTAATTATTCACCTTAATGTTACCTTGACTTAAATTTCTTGTCTCTAGAATAACAATTTTTGTCTCTATAACTATCTTAAGAATAAATAGAGACATCCCTCATTAACGTTAACTTTTTTTTATAAACAACATGAATCTTGCTAAACTTAAGTGTTAATTTTGATCTAGAACCTAGAAAAAACAATACACAATTAAAAAGACATTTTAGGATTTTAGTCTTTTGGTGAGCAATGCCCACCCTACAAGTTTACTGTTATAATTGCCCTAATTCTCGTAATTTAGCCTCTAATTCTCGTATTTTTGCCTCAGCTTGTTGGGCGCGTTGTTCAGCTGCTTGTTGGCTGGACTCAGCTTGTTGGGCACGTTGTTTAGCCTCTTGTTCTCTCGCTTCAGCTTGTTGGGCACGTTGTTCGGCTGCTTGTTTCAATTGTCCTAATTGTACATAGGTGAGGAAAGGCTGGTTATTTGCGGTGAATATTTGTAAATCATTTTGAATTATCTCAAAACGAATGGTTAAACGAGGACTAATCCAGCCGTTC is part of the Rippkaea orientalis PCC 8801 genome and harbors:
- a CDS encoding oxidoreductase, whose protein sequence is MSKIKFATVWLAGCSGCHMSFLDLDEWLLELAQKIEVVYSPIADIKEYPDGVDICLVEGGIANEENLELAYKIREKTKFVVSFGDCAVTANVPAMRNMLGPAETVLKRSYLELSDITPQLPHEPGIVPELLDRVSPLHEVITVDLFIPGCPPDAHRIKACLEPLLKGEMPEMKGKTMIKFG
- the hoxU gene encoding bidirectional hydrogenase complex protein HoxU; amino-acid sequence: MTVKTLTIDGELITAAADETILNAAKEAGIKIPTLCYLEGISPVAACRLCLVEIEGSSKLQPACVTQIQEEMVVHTNTEKLQEYRRMAIELLFAEGNHVCAVCVVNGNCELQSMAVKLGMDHSRFPYQFPDRKIDVSHPQFGIDHNRCILCTRCVRVCDEIEGAHVWDVANRGGNSFIVSGINQPWGDVDACTSCGKCVEACPTGAIFRQGSTVAEMSRDRKTIEFLVTARTKQEWTR
- the nuoF gene encoding NADH-quinone oxidoreductase subunit NuoF, producing the protein MNLKELLKIQKTTQEKLRKPRKQLRCCTAAGCLSSGSQAVLNRLKTAIKEGNLENEVEISSVGCLRLCSQGPLVEIDPDKTLYQQVTPEQALAIIDTLNGVEPSQELPEKGDLNHPFFARQFPIVLENSGQIDPESIEEYISRGGYQQLHQVLLEMTPNKVIEEVTKSGLRGRGGGGYPTGVKWATVAKMPTQQKYVICNADEGDPGAFMDRAILESDPHRVLEGMAIAGYAVGANHGYIYIRAEYPLAIQRLEKAIQQAKKYGLMGVQIFDSPFDFKIDIRVGAGAFVCGEETALMASVEGKRGTPHPRPPYPAESGLWGHPTLINNVETYANIVPIIREGGAWYASIGTEKSKGTKVFALTGKVKNIGLIEVPMGTTIREIVEEIGGGVSDGEKVKAVQTGGPSGGCIPEHLFDTPVEYDSLQKLGTIMGSGGMIVMDESTSMVEISRFYMEFCREESCGKCVPCRTGTVQLYNLLTKLVEGQANNRDLAQLEALCQMVKETSLCGLGMTAPNPVLSTLHYFRDEYLALIQSK
- the hoxE gene encoding bidirectional hydrogenase complex protein HoxE, coding for MKTTTVTPDIQSKQSLDQKQPNNKRFKVLEITMKRNHYRQDALIEILHKAQESFGYLEPDVLEYIARGLKLPLSRVYGVATFYHLFSLKPSGEHSCIVCMGTACYVKGSDKILAALQQELGIKSGETTEDNQVFLTSARCLGACGIAPSVIFDGEVAGKVEPEIAIKKVKAWQQNSSEI